A region of Pongo pygmaeus isolate AG05252 chromosome 15, NHGRI_mPonPyg2-v2.0_pri, whole genome shotgun sequence DNA encodes the following proteins:
- the MAPK1IP1L gene encoding MAPK-interacting and spindle-stabilizing protein-like → MSDEFSLADALPEHSPAKTSAVSNTKPGQPPQGWPGSNPWNNPSAPSSVPSGLPPSATPSTVPFGPAPTGMYPSVPPTGPPPGPPAPFPPSGPSCPPPGGPYPAPTVPGPGPTGPYPTPNMPFPELPRPYGAPTDPAAAGPLGPWGSMSSGPWAPGMGGQYPTPNMPYPSPGPYPAPPPPQAPGAAPPVPWGTVPPGAWGPPAPYPAPTGSYPTPGLYPTPSNPFQVPSGPSGAPPMPGGPHSYH, encoded by the exons ATGTCTGATGAATTTTCG TTGGCAGATGCACTACCTGAACACTCCCCTGCCAAAACCTCTGCTGTGAGCAATACAAAACCTGGCCAACCTCCTCAAGGCTGGCCAGGCTCCAACCCTTGGAATAATCCGAGTGCTCCATCTTCAGTGCCATCTGGACTCCCACCAAGTGCAACACCCTCCACTGTGCCTTTTGGACCAGCACCAACAGGAATGTATCCCTCCGTGCCTCCCACCGGACCACCTCCAGGACCCCCAGCACCCTTTCCTCCTTCCGGACCATCATGTCCCCCACCTGGTGGTCCTTATCCAGCCCcaactgtgccaggccctggcccCACAGGGCCATATCCTACACCAAATATGCCCTTTCCAGAGCTACCCAGACCATATGGTGCACCCACAGATCCAGCTGCAGCTGGTCCTTTAGGTCCATGGGGATCCATGTCTTCTGGACCTTGGGCGCCAGGAATGGGAGGGCAGTATCCTACCCCTAATATGCCATATCCATCTCCAGGCCCATATcccgctcctcctcctccccaggcccCTGGGGCAGCACCACCTGTTCCATGGGGCACCGTTCCACCAGGAGCCTGGGGACCACCAGCACCATATCCTGCCCCTACAGGATCGTATCCCACACCAGGACTCTATCCTACTCCCAGTAATCCTTTCCAAGTGCCTTCAGGACCTTCTGGTGCTCCACCAATGCCTGGTGGCCCCCAT